One genomic window of Luteitalea pratensis includes the following:
- a CDS encoding DUF1778 domain-containing protein, which translates to MSAHAQNHSPSGSERENERAAEALPDRTRFEIEAKDWAQFQAALDAPPRDLPRLASLLTRPSVFER; encoded by the coding sequence ATGTCCGCGCATGCTCAGAACCATTCACCCTCCGGCTCCGAACGTGAGAACGAGCGCGCTGCGGAGGCGCTGCCGGATCGCACACGGTTCGAGATCGAAGCGAAGGACTGGGCGCAGTTCCAGGCTGCGCTTGATGCGCCGCCACGAGACCTGCCAAGGCTGGCCAGTTTGCTCACGAGGCCCAGTGTCTTCGAGCGGTAG
- a CDS encoding Fic family protein, with protein MPPRPSGRFVTTSVAGEKVRAFVPDALPPSPSSLDLVSLLGPLTSAERALGRLDGITLLLPSQDLFLYMYARKEAVLSSQIEGTQSTLADLLRFESEAQAGAPFHDVREVSDYVDAMMYGLERLRALPLSLRLVREMHARLLQGGRGSALDPGEFRRSQNWLGGTRPGNAQFVPPPVTELGRCLGDLEAFMHEDVSGLPPLAKAGLLHVQFETIHPFLDGNGRMGRLLVTLYLCVHGGLTSPLLYLSLYLKTHRAEYYRLLQDVRERGAWREWLAFFLRGVEETATQAFTAATRIVQLFDDDRTRITAESERAGSALRVHAGLQRHPFSTTAQLVAATGLSAPTINATLADLMRLGMVEEVTGRQRGRVFGYREYLAILGEGT; from the coding sequence GTGCCTCCCCGACCGTCGGGTCGATTCGTCACCACGTCCGTCGCGGGTGAAAAGGTGCGGGCGTTCGTCCCCGACGCGCTGCCGCCCTCCCCGTCCAGTCTCGACCTGGTCAGCCTGCTCGGCCCGCTGACGTCGGCCGAGCGCGCCCTCGGGCGGCTGGACGGCATCACGCTGCTGCTGCCCAGTCAGGACCTCTTCCTCTACATGTACGCACGCAAAGAGGCGGTCCTGTCTTCGCAGATCGAGGGCACGCAGTCGACGCTTGCGGACCTGTTGCGTTTTGAGAGCGAAGCGCAGGCCGGAGCTCCATTCCACGACGTCCGCGAGGTGTCGGACTACGTCGACGCGATGATGTACGGGTTGGAGCGCCTGCGCGCACTCCCGCTCTCGCTGCGCCTCGTGCGCGAGATGCATGCGCGGTTGCTTCAGGGGGGCCGTGGCAGCGCGCTCGATCCTGGTGAGTTCCGACGCAGCCAGAACTGGCTGGGCGGGACGCGGCCAGGGAACGCGCAGTTCGTGCCGCCTCCCGTCACCGAACTCGGTCGCTGCCTCGGGGACCTCGAGGCCTTCATGCATGAGGACGTGTCGGGCCTGCCGCCGCTCGCCAAGGCGGGCCTGCTGCACGTGCAGTTTGAGACCATTCATCCGTTCCTCGATGGCAATGGGCGGATGGGCCGTCTCCTGGTCACGCTGTACTTGTGCGTGCACGGGGGGCTCACCTCGCCGCTGCTGTATCTGAGCCTCTACCTCAAGACGCATCGCGCCGAGTACTACCGCCTGCTGCAGGACGTGCGCGAACGCGGGGCCTGGCGCGAGTGGCTCGCCTTCTTCCTGAGAGGCGTTGAGGAGACGGCCACGCAGGCATTCACGGCGGCGACCCGGATCGTGCAACTGTTCGACGACGACCGCACCAGGATCACCGCGGAGAGTGAGCGCGCGGGATCGGCGCTCCGGGTACACGCCGGGCTGCAGCGGCATCCGTTCAGCACGACGGCGCAACTCGTCGCGGCGACCGGACTGTCGGCGCCGACGATCAACGCGACGCTGGCCGACCTGATGCGCCTCGGGATGGTCGAGGAAGTGACCGGCCGCCAGCGTGGCCGCGTGTTCGGGTACCGTGAGTACCTCGCGATTCTCGGCGAGGGCACCTGA